One genomic segment of Desulfocapsa sulfexigens DSM 10523 includes these proteins:
- a CDS encoding sigma-54-dependent transcriptional regulator, with amino-acid sequence MTTLLIVDDEKAVRYAFKRTFSDEYTIRTAENGKEAIEAVDREMPDVVLMDIRMPGMDGLKALTIIKKLHPHLPIIMVTAFADSASAMQAMKDGAFDYVTKPFDNDEMRQVIDTALISCRIQAELHCGCGKEWEDMRTSQECIVGSSPEVLDMCKKIGQMAGSDLPVLITGETGVGKELTARAVLQHSSRKDGPFMVVNCASLPDELVESELFGYETGAFTGASKQRIGRFEQCHQGTLFLDEIGELPLGSQAKVLRVLQDGTFERLGSNKQLTTDVRLIAASNRNLEKMAENGLFRLDLLHRINVLTITIPPLRQRIRDLPDLILYFLSRYGRQVSPAVEGISDKALAKLSHHSWPGNIRELENTIRRAIVLAKARVLTAEDCVLQNPTETAGDFEQVVSSQIDKLIKGDESRPYRHLLSEVEQILIKKALDLCDGNQVQAANLLGINRMTLRKKLPSA; translated from the coding sequence ATGACAACTCTGCTCATTGTTGATGATGAAAAAGCAGTCCGTTACGCCTTTAAACGGACCTTTAGTGACGAATATACCATTCGTACCGCTGAAAACGGTAAAGAGGCTATTGAAGCGGTGGACAGAGAGATGCCGGATGTGGTGCTCATGGACATCCGCATGCCGGGTATGGATGGGCTGAAAGCACTTACGATTATCAAAAAACTGCACCCCCATCTTCCAATTATCATGGTGACCGCCTTTGCCGACTCCGCTTCCGCTATGCAGGCAATGAAAGACGGTGCCTTTGACTATGTTACCAAGCCTTTCGATAATGATGAGATGCGTCAGGTGATCGACACAGCCCTGATATCCTGCAGAATCCAAGCGGAACTGCATTGTGGCTGTGGTAAAGAGTGGGAGGACATGAGAACCTCTCAGGAATGCATTGTCGGTTCCAGCCCTGAGGTTTTGGACATGTGCAAAAAGATTGGCCAGATGGCTGGATCTGATCTGCCGGTTCTTATTACCGGGGAAACCGGAGTGGGGAAAGAGCTGACTGCCCGGGCCGTTCTCCAACACAGTTCTCGTAAAGATGGCCCGTTTATGGTGGTAAACTGCGCCTCCCTGCCCGATGAACTGGTGGAAAGTGAACTCTTCGGCTATGAAACAGGTGCTTTTACCGGTGCCAGCAAACAGCGGATCGGTCGCTTTGAACAGTGTCATCAGGGAACTCTCTTTCTTGATGAAATCGGGGAACTACCACTTGGATCTCAGGCTAAAGTTCTACGGGTTCTCCAGGATGGAACTTTTGAACGATTGGGCAGCAACAAACAATTAACAACCGATGTGCGACTTATCGCTGCCAGTAACAGAAATCTTGAGAAAATGGCAGAGAATGGTTTGTTCCGCCTTGACCTGTTACACCGAATTAACGTCCTGACCATCACCATACCACCACTGAGGCAGAGGATAAGAGACCTGCCGGATTTGATCCTCTACTTTCTCTCCCGTTACGGTCGTCAGGTATCTCCAGCAGTGGAAGGGATCAGTGATAAAGCCCTTGCGAAACTCTCTCACCACTCCTGGCCCGGCAATATTCGTGAACTGGAAAACACCATTCGCAGAGCCATTGTTTTAGCAAAGGCCAGGGTTCTTACGGCAGAGGATTGTGTTCTTCAGAACCCTACTGAGACTGCAGGTGATTTTGAGCAGGTTGTATCCAGCCAGATCGACAAACTGATCAAGGGTGACGAATCACGTCCCTATCGCCACCTCTTATCCGAAGTCGAACAGATCCTGATTAAAAAGGCCCTTGATCTCTGTGACGGTAATCAAGTTCAGGCCGCCAATCTCCTTGGCATCAATCGGATGACCTTGAGAAAAAAACTTCCTTCTGCTTAA